The Zhihengliuella sp. ISTPL4 genomic interval GTACGGGTAGAAGAAGATCGTGCGCAGGATCGTGTTCGAGCGGCCGGGCCCGGAGATGAGGGCGGCGATCGCGAGGCCGATGGCGTTGCAGAGGACCGTGCCCACCACCGCGATGATGCCCGTGAAGATCGCGGCCTGCGTCGAGCGCGGGCTGCGGAACGCCTTGACGTAGTTGTCCCAGCCGATGAAGTTGAAGTTGAGGCTGTACCCGTTCCAGTCGGTGAAGCTGAGCACCGCCGCGAGGATCATCGGGATGACGAACATCGCGAGGAAGACCGCGACGGCCGGGCCGCCCATGAGGATGCCGGGGATCCGGTTGCGCCACTGCTGCAGCGCGGTGCGGCGGCGTGGGGCGGGCGAGGTCATCGGCGTCGATGGTCCTGTCGGGCTGGTGGCCGCGGCCGGGGGCGGCGCGGTCGTGGTGGGCGGAGTCATGGCGGCACTCTCGTTCTCGGTGGCGCGTTCGGGGGAGGGCGCGGGAAGCGCCGGGGAGGCGTCGGGGAGAGAGCCTCCCCGACGCCTCGAGGGTCAGCCGGCGTTGGCGGCGAACCAGTCGTCCATCGCCTGCAGCACCTGGTCGGCGGGCGCGCCACCGAGCAGAGCCTGGGTCTGGGTGTTGATCTCGCCCGCGTAACCGTCGGGGAGCGTGCGCTCGCCGTAGCCGCCGCCGGTGGGCGTGTAGGCCTCAGCCGGGGTGTCGGCCACGATCTGCAGCAGCTCCTCGCCGAGCGGGGTCATGTCGTACTCGTAGCCGTCGCGGAAGTTGCCGTCGACCGCGAGCTGGTCGCTCACCGCGGTCTGGTCGGTGGTGAGGAACTCGATGAGCTTCGCCGCGGCATCCTGGTTCTTGCTCGCCTTGAGGATCGAGTACGGGCTGGCGATGTTGGCGCCCATCGCGGGCTGCTCGTCGGCGCTCATGGCGGGCGCGCGGAAGACGCCGATGTCGGCCGAGTCGGCGGCCTTCGCCTGCGTGCCGGCGAACCAGCTGCCCATCGAGTACACCGCGGTCTTGCCGGAGAGGAAGGCCTGTTCGGCGTCCGGGTACTTGATGCCGAGGGCATCGGCGGGGATGTACCCCTCGGACACCCAGTCCGCGTAGGTCTCCACGGCGTCGCCGTAGGTCTCGCTGAACGTGACCTCGCCGGCTGAGATGTCCTGGAACCACTCCGGATCGTCGGCGATGATGGTCGGCAGTCCGAGCGCCTGCAGCGTGTGGCTGGTCATCCAGTCACCGCCGGTCTGGACCGGGGTCCACCCGGCGTCCTTGAGCTTGCCGAGGGCCTCGGTGAGCTCGTCGACCGTGGTCGGTACCTCGGTGATCCCGGCCTCCTCGAAGGCGGTCTTGTTGTAGAAGAAGAGACTCTGCAGCTGTACGCCGATGCCGGCCATGTAGTTCTTGCCGTCGATCGAGTACTGATCGGCGAGCGGACCGGACGACGCCCACTCGTACTCGGAGAGGTCGACGAGCTCGGGAGCGAGCTTGGTCGTCGGGGCGATGGACTGCACGACGTCGGGAGCGTCGCCGGCGGCGAGGAGACGCGGCACGGCGGCTTCGACGCCTTCGGCGCCCGGGTTCTGGATGACGACGTCGATGTTCGGGTTGGCGTCCTCGAACGGGGCGACGAGGTCGTTCCAGAACTCCTCGGTCAGGTTCGGGGTGACGTTCACGAGCATGCGGACGGTGACGTCGCCGTCGGCATCGCCGCCACCACCGGCGGTGGTCGAGCAGCCGGCGATGGCGAGGGCGGATACCGCCGCGATGCCGACGAGGGGGAGGACTCGGGCCTTGATCATCGTTGATCCTTTCCTGATGCATGAGGGAGGGCCGCTCGCGACACTACACTAATCGATAATCGTTTGTGAAGAGCGGGCAGCATCGATTCCGCTCGGACCGCGTTCCGGTCTGCGGTCTCCGAGCGGGGCGCGCGGCGTGGTCAGCCGGCGGCGCGGCGGGCGCGGTACGCCGCGACGGCGTTGCGGTTGGCGCAGCTCGTCGAGCAGTAGCGCTTGGAGCGGTTGCGCGAGAGGTCGAGCGCGATCGCCTGGCAGGTCTCGTCCGCGCAGACGGTGAGCCGGGAGCCCTCGTCGGTGCGGATGACGTCGATCAGGGCCATCGCGGTCTCCACGAGCACGCGCTCGGCGAGCGGACGCTCGTCGGCGAGGCCGTGCAGGTGCCAGTCGAGGTCGTCGTGGCGCACGAGCCGAGGGGTCAGATGCACCTGGGCGAGAGCGGCGTTCACGTGCGCGGCCATCTCGTCGCGCGGAGCGAGCAGCATGGCGCGGAGGCGCGGGCGCAGAGCGCGGAGGTCGTCGAGCTCGACCGCGTCCTTGTCGACACGTCCCGTGTACGGGAACACCTGGAGGAAGGTCAACTCGTCGTCGATGTCGACGAGCGTGTCCGGGTCTTCCGCCGAGTTCGAAAGCCAGACCGCCGCTCGCAGTGCGTCCTCGGTGTCATCGGTGAAGACCATGTTGACAGCTTACTCCGCTGCGGCGTAGCGTCATCTCCCATGAGCGCTGTGGCTGATGACACTCCGCGCACCCGGACCGGCGTGCGCCTCGGCCTGCCGCTCGCTGTCGCCGCCGCCTTCGCGTTCGGCTCCTCCGGGGCGTGGGCGCGTGGACTCATCGACGCGGGCTGGACGCCGGGCGCCGCCGTCACGGTGCGCGTGTGGGTCGCTGCGCTCGTGCTGCTCATCCCCACTGTCCTCGCGTTGCGCGGGCGGTGGGGCGCCCTGCGCCGGAACGCGGGGATGGTCGCTGCGTACGGCCTCCTCGCCGTCGCGGCCACGCAACTCTGCTACTTCCAGGCCGTCGCGGTGATGGATGTCGGGATCGCGCTGCTCATCGAGTACACGGCCCCGGTCGCTGTGCTCCTCTGGCTCTGGCTGCGCAGGGGCGAACGTCCCACGCGGCGCAGCGTCCTCGGTGCCGGCATCGCCTTCGTCGGGCTCGTGTTGATGCTCGATATCGTCACGGGCGCGCAGGTGAATGTGGTCGGTGTCCTCTGGGCGCTCGGGGCGATGGTGGGGGCCGCGAGCTACTTCGTGCTCTCCGCGCGGGCCGACACCGGCATCCCGCCGATCGCGCTCGCGGGGAGCGGTCTGCTGCTCGGGGCCGTGGGTCTGAGCCTCGCCGCGCTCGTCGGCGTGCTGCCGTTCGCGTGGACGACGGCCGACGTCGACTACCGGTTCGGCGCGGTGCCGTGGTTCGTGCCGGTCCTCGCGATCGGCGTGATCGCCACGGCCCTCGCGTACGTGCTCGGTATCGTCTCGACGCGGATGCTCGGCTCGCGCCTGGCCTCGTTCGTCGCGCTCGCGGAGGTCGTGGCGGCCCTGCTCTTCGGGTGGCTAATGCTCGGTCAGCTCCCGGGCCCGCTCCAGGCCCTCGGGGGCGTGCTCGTCCTCGCCGGAGTGATCGTGGTGAAGCTCGGCGAGCCCCGCCCCGCCTCCTGAGACGGCTTTCCCGCGGCCACAACTTCGGAGTCCGAGGCCGACACGCCGACCCTCGGCCTCGCCGTGCGGGGTGTCCCCGGCGATCTCCGAAGTCGTGCCCGGGGATGGAGGGGCTATGTATACGAATCAGCGGGGTGCGATCGAGAAGTGGCCCGCATGAGGCCACTTATGTATACACTGGCGGCATGGTCCTCCCTGTCGAGCGCACGTCCATGGGTGATCGTGCCTATGCGGCGTTGCTCGACGGCATCCAGTCCGGGGCGCTGCCGGCCGGTTACGTGCTCGGCGAGGTGGAGCAGGCCGAACGCCTCGGCGTGAGCCGGACCCCGCTGCGGGAGGCGCTGCGTCGCCTGGCTGCCGACGGGTTGGTCGTGCAGCAGTCGCCCCGCGTCACCGTGGTCGCCGACCTCGACGCCGACGACATCCGGTCCCTGTTCGAGATCCGCCGCGCGCTGGAGGAGACCTCCGCCCGGCTCGCCGCCGTCCGGGGCGACGCCGACCGGTTCGCCGCGCTCGCCGCGGAGTTCGCGCACGTGGACCTCACCCGGTCGGAGGGCCGCGACGCCTACTACGCCCTGATCGCCCGCTTCGATGCGGCCCTCGACGACGCCGTCGCCAACGACTACATCGCCGCCGCGCTGCGTACCGTCCGCGCCCACCTCGTTCGCGTGCGGCGGATGGCCCGGGACAAGCCCGCGCGGCTCGCCGCCTCCGCGGCCGAGCACCGCACGATCGCCGAGGCCCTCGCCGCGCGCGACGGCGATCTCGCCGCCCATGCCACGCACGTGCACCTGCACAACGCGCTCACCGGCATCCTCGACTCCCTCCCCGACAGCGAAGGACACTCATGACCGTCACCCACCACGTCCGCGTGCACGCCAGCTCCGAGAACCTCGTCCGCGAGGACCAGCTCGCCTGGAAGATCGCCGAGGTCGCGGCCGACCAGGTCGAGGTCGAGCAGCCCGTCGTCGACATGATCATCAACCGCATCATCGACAACGCGTCGGTCGCCGCGGCCTCCCTCACCCGCGCGCCGATCGTCGCAGCCCGCGCGCAGGCGTTCAGCCACCCCGTCTCGACGGGCGGGGCCGGCGCCAACCTGTTCGGCACCCCACTCGACCGTCGCACCAGCCCGGAGTGGGCGGCCTGGGCCAACGGCGTGGCCGTGCGCGAGCTCGACTACCACGACACCTTCCTCGCGGCGGAGTACTCGCATCCGGGCGACAACATCCCGCCGATCCTCGCCGTCGCGCAGCACACCGGCAAAGACGGCCGGGCGCTCGTGCGCGGCATCGCCACGGGCTACGAGATCCAGATGGACCTCGTGCGCGCGATCTGCCTGCACAAACACAAGATCGATCACGTCGCGCACCTCGGCCCGTCCGCCGCCGCCGGCATCGGCACGCTCCTCGGCCTCGGCGTCGAGACGATCTACCAGGCCGTCGGCCAGGCGCTGCACACCACGACCGCCACGCGCCAGAGCCGCAAGGGCGAGATCTCCACGTGGAAGGCACACGCCCCGGCCTTCGCCGGGAAGATGGCCGTCGAGGCGGTCGACCGGGCGATGCGCGGCCAGACGAGCCCCGCGCCGATCTACGAAGGCGAGGACGGCGTGATCGCCTGGATGCTCGACGGCAAGGACGCGGCCTACGAGGTGCCGCTGCCCGCGGCCGGCGAGGCCAAGCGCGCGATCCTCGACTCGTACACCAAGGAGCACTCCGCGGAGTACCAGGCGCAGGCGTGGATCGACCTCGCCCGTAAGCTCGGCACGACGAACCCGGCCCTCCGCGACGCCGCGAACATCGCGTCGATCGTGCTGCACACCAGCCACCACACGCACTACGTGATCGGTTCGGGCGCGAACGACCCGCAGAAGTACGACCCGACGGCTTCCCGGGAGACCCTCGACCACTCCATCCCGTACATCTTCGCGGTGGCGCTGCAGGACGGCGGCTGGCACCACGTCGACTCCTACACCCCGGAGCGTGCCGGGCGACCCGACACGGTCGCCCTGTGGCACAAGATCACCACGGCCGAGGACGCGGAATGGACCCGCCGCTATCACTCGGAGGACCCGGACGAGAAGGCCTTCGGGGGCCACGTCGAGATCCGCCTCACCGACGGCTCGACCGTGGTGGACGAGATCGCCGTGGCCGACGCCCACCCGCTCGGCGCCCGTCCGTTCGCGCGGGAGAACTACATCGCCAAGTTCCGGCTGCTTGCGGAGCCCGTGCTCGAGCCCGCCGAGATCGAGCGGTTCCTCGAGCTCGTGCAGCGCCTGCCCGAGCTCTCCGCCGCCGAGGTCGCCGAGCTCTCGATCGTCGCGAAGCCCGGTCTGCTCGACGACGCCGACGCCCCGGCGGGTCTGTTCTGATGCCCTTCGACAGGC includes:
- a CDS encoding ABC transporter substrate-binding protein codes for the protein MIKARVLPLVGIAAVSALAIAGCSTTAGGGGDADGDVTVRMLVNVTPNLTEEFWNDLVAPFEDANPNIDVVIQNPGAEGVEAAVPRLLAAGDAPDVVQSIAPTTKLAPELVDLSEYEWASSGPLADQYSIDGKNYMAGIGVQLQSLFFYNKTAFEEAGITEVPTTVDELTEALGKLKDAGWTPVQTGGDWMTSHTLQALGLPTIIADDPEWFQDISAGEVTFSETYGDAVETYADWVSEGYIPADALGIKYPDAEQAFLSGKTAVYSMGSWFAGTQAKAADSADIGVFRAPAMSADEQPAMGANIASPYSILKASKNQDAAAKLIEFLTTDQTAVSDQLAVDGNFRDGYEYDMTPLGEELLQIVADTPAEAYTPTGGGYGERTLPDGYAGEINTQTQALLGGAPADQVLQAMDDWFAANAG
- a CDS encoding CGNR zinc finger domain-containing protein; its protein translation is MVFTDDTEDALRAAVWLSNSAEDPDTLVDIDDELTFLQVFPYTGRVDKDAVELDDLRALRPRLRAMLLAPRDEMAAHVNAALAQVHLTPRLVRHDDLDWHLHGLADERPLAERVLVETAMALIDVIRTDEGSRLTVCADETCQAIALDLSRNRSKRYCSTSCANRNAVAAYRARRAAG
- a CDS encoding EamA family transporter, with amino-acid sequence MSAVADDTPRTRTGVRLGLPLAVAAAFAFGSSGAWARGLIDAGWTPGAAVTVRVWVAALVLLIPTVLALRGRWGALRRNAGMVAAYGLLAVAATQLCYFQAVAVMDVGIALLIEYTAPVAVLLWLWLRRGERPTRRSVLGAGIAFVGLVLMLDIVTGAQVNVVGVLWALGAMVGAASYFVLSARADTGIPPIALAGSGLLLGAVGLSLAALVGVLPFAWTTADVDYRFGAVPWFVPVLAIGVIATALAYVLGIVSTRMLGSRLASFVALAEVVAALLFGWLMLGQLPGPLQALGGVLVLAGVIVVKLGEPRPAS
- a CDS encoding GntR family transcriptional regulator, which codes for MVLPVERTSMGDRAYAALLDGIQSGALPAGYVLGEVEQAERLGVSRTPLREALRRLAADGLVVQQSPRVTVVADLDADDIRSLFEIRRALEETSARLAAVRGDADRFAALAAEFAHVDLTRSEGRDAYYALIARFDAALDDAVANDYIAAALRTVRAHLVRVRRMARDKPARLAASAAEHRTIAEALAARDGDLAAHATHVHLHNALTGILDSLPDSEGHS
- a CDS encoding MmgE/PrpD family protein, with the protein product MTVTHHVRVHASSENLVREDQLAWKIAEVAADQVEVEQPVVDMIINRIIDNASVAAASLTRAPIVAARAQAFSHPVSTGGAGANLFGTPLDRRTSPEWAAWANGVAVRELDYHDTFLAAEYSHPGDNIPPILAVAQHTGKDGRALVRGIATGYEIQMDLVRAICLHKHKIDHVAHLGPSAAAGIGTLLGLGVETIYQAVGQALHTTTATRQSRKGEISTWKAHAPAFAGKMAVEAVDRAMRGQTSPAPIYEGEDGVIAWMLDGKDAAYEVPLPAAGEAKRAILDSYTKEHSAEYQAQAWIDLARKLGTTNPALRDAANIASIVLHTSHHTHYVIGSGANDPQKYDPTASRETLDHSIPYIFAVALQDGGWHHVDSYTPERAGRPDTVALWHKITTAEDAEWTRRYHSEDPDEKAFGGHVEIRLTDGSTVVDEIAVADAHPLGARPFARENYIAKFRLLAEPVLEPAEIERFLELVQRLPELSAAEVAELSIVAKPGLLDDADAPAGLF